A single region of the Plantactinospora soyae genome encodes:
- a CDS encoding lytic polysaccharide monooxygenase auxiliary activity family 9 protein produces MSSSAQSLNPARRRAPMVLRVLALAATVVVLVATVLAVTRDSASAHGSTINPASRNYGCWKRWGNDFQNPNMATQDPMCWQAWQADPSAMWNWNGLYREGVAGDHQGHVPSGQLCSAGETGGVRYAALDNPGNWQAANISNNFNVTVHDQALHGADYFLIYVTRQGFNPLTQRLGWSNLELLKETGRYAPGAGTRENGDPVLNGVSNSIAISAPGRTGRHIVFVIWKASHSDQNYYWCSDVNFPGGGGGNPTPTATPTRTPTPTPTATPTRTPTATPTRTPVPTTPPGGARSCSATYAVTGTWNGGFQADVRVTAGSTAISGWTVSWTFANGQAVSSTWGANIASSGSSITARNVDYNGSLGSGGSTTFGFVGSQSGSNAVPTLSCAAV; encoded by the coding sequence ATGTCTTCTTCCGCCCAATCTCTGAATCCGGCCCGACGCCGCGCCCCGATGGTCCTGCGGGTCCTCGCTCTCGCGGCGACCGTGGTCGTCCTCGTCGCCACGGTCCTGGCGGTCACCCGGGACAGCGCCAGCGCCCACGGCTCGACGATCAACCCGGCCTCGCGCAACTACGGCTGCTGGAAGCGCTGGGGCAACGACTTCCAGAACCCGAACATGGCCACCCAGGACCCGATGTGCTGGCAGGCCTGGCAGGCCGACCCGAGCGCGATGTGGAACTGGAACGGCCTGTACCGGGAGGGCGTGGCCGGCGACCACCAGGGACACGTCCCGAGTGGACAACTCTGCAGCGCCGGAGAGACCGGTGGCGTCCGGTACGCCGCGCTGGACAACCCGGGCAACTGGCAGGCCGCGAACATCAGCAACAACTTCAACGTCACCGTCCACGACCAGGCGCTGCACGGTGCGGACTACTTCCTGATCTACGTCACCCGACAGGGGTTCAACCCGCTCACCCAACGGCTGGGCTGGAGCAACCTCGAACTGCTCAAGGAGACCGGCCGGTACGCGCCGGGCGCGGGCACCCGGGAGAACGGCGATCCGGTGCTGAACGGCGTCTCCAACTCGATCGCGATCAGCGCGCCGGGACGTACCGGGCGGCACATCGTCTTCGTGATCTGGAAGGCCAGCCACTCGGACCAGAACTACTACTGGTGCAGTGACGTGAACTTCCCGGGCGGCGGGGGCGGCAACCCGACGCCGACCGCCACGCCGACGCGTACCCCGACCCCCACTCCGACGGCGACGCCGACCCGCACTCCGACGGCCACCCCGACGCGTACCCCGGTGCCGACGACTCCGCCCGGTGGCGCGCGGAGCTGTTCGGCGACGTACGCGGTCACCGGTACCTGGAACGGCGGCTTCCAGGCCGACGTACGGGTCACCGCCGGCAGTACGGCGATCAGCGGCTGGACGGTGAGTTGGACCTTCGCCAACGGTCAGGCGGTCAGTTCGACCTGGGGTGCGAACATCGCCTCAAGCGGATCGAGTATCACCGCCCGTAACGTCGACTACAACGGCAGCCTCGGCTCCGGCGGCAGCACCACCTTCGGGTTCGTCGGGTCGCAGTCCGGCAGTAATGCCGTACCGACCCTGAGCTGCGCCGCGGTCTGA
- a CDS encoding helix-turn-helix domain-containing protein: MAHPPTLELFAEELRLSRTSAGMSQDALGAEISFSASLVAGVEQCRRIPQPEFTARCDSVLKTGGRLERIRLKLGRDVVLPWFREWILIEREATMLCSYEALVVPGLLQTEGYARSLLEGASRFTEEEIEQQVASRLERQVVLDRNPPPLFVAVLDEYILRRPVGGLEVMTAQLRHLVEVGHRPRVHLHVVPAGAGAYPGLNGAFVLATPSEGDDLAYLDNQLQGHIVQRQADVLSLRETWESVRARALPHERSIELITEATQAWS, from the coding sequence ATGGCCCATCCGCCCACGTTGGAGCTGTTCGCCGAGGAGCTGCGGTTGTCCCGGACGTCAGCCGGGATGTCGCAGGACGCCCTCGGCGCCGAGATCAGCTTCTCCGCGTCCCTGGTAGCCGGCGTGGAGCAGTGCCGCCGGATACCGCAGCCCGAGTTCACCGCCCGCTGCGACAGCGTGCTCAAGACCGGCGGCCGACTGGAGAGAATCCGACTCAAGCTGGGCCGGGACGTCGTACTGCCGTGGTTCCGCGAATGGATCCTGATCGAACGCGAGGCCACGATGCTCTGCTCGTACGAGGCTCTGGTGGTGCCGGGGCTGTTACAGACCGAGGGGTACGCCCGGTCGCTGTTGGAGGGTGCCAGCCGGTTCACCGAGGAAGAGATCGAGCAGCAGGTCGCCAGTCGACTGGAGCGGCAGGTCGTGCTGGATCGGAACCCGCCGCCGCTGTTCGTCGCGGTACTGGACGAATACATCCTGCGCCGCCCGGTCGGAGGGCTTGAAGTGATGACGGCGCAACTCCGGCACCTGGTGGAGGTCGGTCATCGCCCCCGGGTGCACCTGCACGTGGTACCGGCCGGCGCCGGTGCCTACCCCGGACTGAACGGCGCTTTCGTGCTGGCCACGCCATCGGAGGGGGATGACCTGGCGTATCTGGACAACCAGCTCCAGGGTCACATCGTGCAGCGGCAGGCGGACGTACTATCGCTGCGGGAGACCTGGGAGTCGGTGCGCGCACGAGCGCTGCCGCACGAGCGCAGCATCGAGCTGATCACGGAGGCGACACAGGCATGGAGCTGA
- a CDS encoding DUF397 domain-containing protein produces MELSGANWRKSSRSSGNGGNCVEVADNLSGVVGVRDSKDPSGPVLTFAPYAWRAFVRNAARSR; encoded by the coding sequence ATGGAGCTGAGCGGCGCCAACTGGCGCAAGAGCAGCCGGAGCAGTGGAAACGGTGGCAACTGCGTGGAGGTCGCCGACAACCTTTCCGGGGTGGTCGGGGTACGGGACAGCAAGGATCCGAGCGGTCCGGTGCTCACCTTCGCTCCGTACGCCTGGCGGGCCTTCGTCCGCAACGCGGCCCGGTCCCGCTGA
- a CDS encoding CU044_5270 family protein — protein MNPTPIQPDANDREELARLLPEPVERDLPSDRHQLLQEFVMSHIDQDLRTAEQAPRHAPKRRRIWLTSALTGAAAATAAAVVIGVGGVGGAVDDGAVNDGAAPPVVTEMSGSQILLAAATAAEEAPEGSGTYWYTKTVSTYGKNGTPQQYESWHGRDGQSWFRGVKTNGKMFKIPQPVALSLGGSDISIDELQKLPSQPEALKKWLEDALLDSDVRTSDGKLTPGQQQQLTFEGLISLVSQLPAPPKVRAAAFRAIALYPNVKSLGKVDGGQVLEITLVAQQTPARLVVDLKNSQIRETSWYVTPDGGNAGFAGDHAADSSYKLTAEWTNNLPK, from the coding sequence ATGAATCCCACCCCGATCCAGCCCGACGCGAACGACCGTGAAGAGCTGGCCCGGCTGCTGCCGGAGCCGGTGGAGCGGGATCTTCCGAGCGACCGTCACCAGCTACTCCAGGAGTTCGTGATGAGCCACATCGACCAGGACCTGCGGACGGCCGAGCAGGCCCCGCGCCACGCACCGAAGCGGCGCCGGATCTGGCTGACCTCGGCGCTGACCGGCGCCGCCGCAGCGACCGCCGCAGCGGTGGTGATCGGAGTGGGCGGCGTCGGCGGCGCAGTGGACGACGGCGCGGTGAACGACGGCGCGGCGCCGCCCGTCGTGACCGAGATGTCCGGGTCGCAGATCCTGCTCGCCGCCGCCACCGCCGCGGAAGAGGCCCCCGAGGGTTCCGGCACCTACTGGTACACCAAGACCGTGTCCACGTACGGCAAGAACGGGACACCGCAGCAGTACGAGAGCTGGCACGGCCGTGATGGCCAGAGCTGGTTCCGGGGTGTCAAGACGAACGGCAAGATGTTCAAGATCCCTCAGCCGGTCGCGCTCAGCCTGGGCGGCTCGGACATCAGCATCGACGAGCTTCAGAAGCTGCCGAGCCAGCCGGAGGCCTTGAAGAAGTGGCTCGAGGATGCCCTCCTGGACAGTGACGTGAGGACGAGCGACGGCAAGTTGACCCCCGGCCAGCAGCAGCAACTCACGTTCGAGGGGCTGATCTCCCTGGTCTCGCAGTTGCCGGCCCCGCCGAAGGTCCGCGCCGCCGCCTTCCGCGCGATCGCCTTGTACCCCAACGTGAAGAGCCTCGGCAAGGTCGACGGCGGCCAAGTCCTGGAGATCACGCTCGTCGCCCAGCAGACGCCGGCCCGCCTGGTTGTCGATCTGAAGAACTCGCAGATCCGCGAAACCAGCTGGTACGTCACGCCTGACGGCGGAAACGCCGGGTTCGCGGGCGACCACGCCGCCGACAGCTCCTACAAGCTGACGGCAGAGTGGACGAACAACCTACCCAAGTAA
- a CDS encoding RNA polymerase sigma factor, whose product MSMRARVHAGDPDAFRELFDEHVRSVYNHAFRLAGTWSVAEDVVSLTFLEAWRLRDRVDVDAEGGSLRPWLLGIATNVARNVRRAARRYDGVLARLPREEVVPDFADEVTNRINDRERLALVRTALEALRKPEREVLALCVWSGLDYAEAAEALGVPVGTVRSRLSRARKKLQKLVATGKLRPPEENREPVPGPGQVIGDREIAVLLAQENAR is encoded by the coding sequence ATGAGTATGCGTGCCCGCGTGCACGCCGGGGATCCGGACGCGTTCAGGGAACTCTTCGACGAACACGTCCGCTCGGTCTACAACCACGCCTTCCGGCTGGCCGGCACCTGGTCGGTGGCGGAAGACGTGGTGTCGCTGACCTTCCTTGAGGCATGGCGGTTGCGCGACCGGGTCGACGTCGATGCCGAGGGCGGCTCACTGCGCCCGTGGCTGCTGGGCATCGCCACCAACGTGGCCCGCAACGTACGCCGGGCCGCGCGACGGTACGACGGTGTGCTGGCCAGACTGCCGAGGGAGGAGGTGGTGCCGGACTTCGCCGACGAGGTCACCAACCGGATCAACGACCGTGAACGGCTCGCCCTGGTGCGTACCGCGTTGGAGGCGCTCCGCAAGCCCGAGCGCGAGGTACTGGCGCTCTGTGTGTGGTCCGGGCTCGACTACGCCGAGGCCGCCGAGGCGCTCGGCGTACCGGTCGGCACGGTGCGGTCCCGGCTGTCCAGGGCGCGGAAGAAGCTACAGAAGCTCGTCGCCACCGGAAAGCTCCGACCACCCGAAGAAAATCGGGAACCCGTTCCCGGACCCGGACAGGTAATAGGTGACCGCGAGATCGCGGTCCTGCTCGCTCAGGAGAACGCCCGATGA
- a CDS encoding right-handed parallel beta-helix repeat-containing protein — protein sequence MRRLLATTGRIPRTAWRVGAVVVAALTAIGAVAVGASAATLFADDFEDGNSNGWSKSGGAWSVGTDGSRALRQTSAGTDLARVFAGQTSWTDYAVQARVKPVGYGATGFTGIAVRSTASTSFDRLVLHADRVELQAVRSGAAAVLGVTPLAVAPGTWATLRIEASGGTVRGLVNGAVVGTGPSSSTKGRVGLQTYRATASFDDVTVDTGGTPEPTPTTASPSPIPSEPPTPTPTPTPSDPPTGGAELFVAPTGDDANPGSIDQPLGTLHRAVELATPGTTIQLRAGTYAPATNIRIMKDGTAATPYTITAYRGEKVVLDGENMPHTPAPLDGSIPNLERGALHIEADYWRVVDIEIANGPYAIFCRDCSNNVFDRLTTRDNYESGLHIQAASSNNQVLNLDSYGNRDPRKNGESADGLAIKEGSGSGNVVRGARLWNNSDDGFDAWEFLSPITIEDSVAWGNGVNRWNLPGHTGDGNGWKLGGGDEDLPAGHVVRNSIAFDNAVGGFIDNANPGQLVLDHNTAWRNGGTGFDVADAQAELTKNLAVENGTQVALGSSTSVGNSWDLGGTWTLADTDPSIITGPRTAGGDIPPSNFLRPANGADVGARI from the coding sequence ATGAGGCGCCTCCTGGCAACCACCGGACGGATTCCTCGGACCGCGTGGCGGGTCGGCGCCGTCGTCGTCGCCGCGCTGACCGCGATCGGGGCGGTGGCGGTCGGCGCCTCTGCGGCCACGCTGTTCGCCGACGACTTCGAGGACGGCAACTCCAACGGGTGGTCCAAGTCCGGTGGCGCCTGGTCGGTCGGCACGGACGGATCGAGGGCGCTGCGTCAGACCAGCGCCGGTACGGACCTCGCCCGGGTCTTCGCCGGTCAGACGAGCTGGACCGACTACGCGGTGCAGGCACGGGTGAAACCGGTCGGCTACGGCGCGACGGGCTTCACCGGCATCGCCGTACGCTCCACCGCGTCCACCAGCTTCGACCGGCTCGTCCTGCACGCCGACCGGGTCGAGTTGCAGGCGGTACGCAGCGGTGCCGCGGCCGTCCTCGGCGTCACACCGCTGGCGGTGGCCCCGGGCACCTGGGCCACGCTGCGGATCGAGGCCAGCGGCGGCACCGTACGCGGCCTGGTCAACGGCGCCGTCGTGGGTACCGGGCCGAGTTCGTCGACGAAGGGTCGGGTGGGTCTGCAAACCTATCGGGCGACGGCGTCCTTCGACGACGTCACCGTCGATACCGGCGGCACCCCGGAGCCGACCCCGACCACCGCGTCGCCCTCTCCGATACCGTCGGAACCACCGACTCCGACCCCGACGCCGACTCCCAGTGACCCGCCGACGGGCGGGGCTGAGCTCTTCGTCGCACCGACCGGCGACGACGCCAACCCCGGCAGCATCGACCAGCCATTGGGCACCCTGCACCGGGCGGTCGAACTGGCCACCCCGGGCACCACGATCCAACTGCGTGCCGGCACCTACGCACCGGCCACCAATATCCGGATCATGAAGGACGGTACCGCCGCGACGCCGTACACGATCACGGCGTACCGGGGCGAGAAGGTGGTCCTGGACGGCGAGAACATGCCGCACACCCCGGCGCCGCTGGACGGGAGCATTCCCAACCTCGAACGGGGTGCGCTGCACATCGAGGCGGACTACTGGCGCGTCGTCGACATCGAGATCGCGAACGGGCCGTACGCGATCTTCTGCCGCGACTGCAGCAACAACGTCTTCGACCGGCTGACCACCCGGGACAACTACGAGTCCGGCCTGCACATCCAGGCGGCCTCCAGCAACAACCAGGTGCTCAATCTGGACAGCTACGGCAACCGGGACCCGCGCAAGAACGGCGAGAGCGCCGACGGCCTGGCCATCAAGGAGGGCTCCGGCTCGGGCAACGTCGTACGCGGCGCCCGGCTGTGGAACAACTCCGACGACGGCTTCGACGCCTGGGAATTCCTCTCCCCGATCACCATCGAGGACTCGGTGGCCTGGGGGAACGGAGTCAACCGCTGGAACCTGCCCGGCCACACCGGCGACGGGAACGGCTGGAAGCTCGGTGGCGGCGACGAGGACCTGCCGGCCGGCCACGTCGTACGCAACTCGATCGCCTTCGACAACGCGGTCGGTGGCTTCATCGACAACGCCAATCCCGGCCAGCTCGTGCTCGACCACAACACCGCGTGGCGCAACGGCGGCACCGGATTCGACGTCGCCGACGCGCAGGCAGAGTTGACCAAGAACCTGGCGGTGGAGAACGGAACGCAGGTCGCGCTCGGCTCGTCGACCAGTGTCGGCAACTCGTGGGACCTGGGCGGCACCTGGACGCTGGCCGACACGGATCCGTCGATCATCACCGGGCCACGGACGGCCGGCGGCGACATCCCGCCGTCGAACTTCCTGCGGCCCGCCAACGGCGCCGACGTGGGTGCCCGGATCTAG
- a CDS encoding cytochrome P450, giving the protein MTESPVLPLTRTCPYAPPAEHVQLQQEPVARVTLPDGSQAWALSRLEDIRAMLADPRFSSDRQREGFPLQPPGPRPAPPRQPMIGLDPPEHGEARRAVLGEFTIRRMNALRPRIQQIVDEHVDGLLAGPRPADLVSALALPVPSLVICELLGVPYADHDFFQTRSANLLDRTIPAEKRYAAANEIREYMATLIIQKEKQPTDDLIGRQIAKGADREDLAGLGFLLLLAGHETTGNMISLGVMTLLERPSALAALKQDPAVTPEVVEELLRYFTIAEYVTSRVAREDVEIGGVVIPAGDGVITLGNVANRDPAAFADGDTFDIGRGARHHIAFGFGPHQCLGQNLARVELQIVFDTLFARIPDLRLATTTDELSFKDESTVYGLHSLPVTW; this is encoded by the coding sequence ATGACCGAGTCTCCGGTGCTTCCCCTGACCCGTACCTGCCCGTACGCACCGCCGGCCGAGCACGTCCAGTTGCAGCAGGAGCCGGTGGCCCGGGTGACCCTGCCCGATGGCTCGCAGGCATGGGCGCTGAGCCGACTCGAAGACATCCGGGCGATGCTGGCCGATCCCCGGTTCAGCTCCGACCGCCAACGCGAGGGGTTCCCTCTCCAACCGCCCGGACCGCGACCCGCTCCCCCCAGGCAACCCATGATCGGGCTCGACCCGCCGGAACACGGTGAGGCCCGGCGCGCGGTCCTCGGCGAGTTCACCATCCGGCGGATGAACGCGCTGCGCCCACGCATCCAGCAGATCGTGGACGAGCACGTCGACGGGTTGCTCGCCGGGCCGCGCCCGGCCGACCTCGTCTCGGCGCTGGCGCTGCCGGTGCCGTCGCTGGTCATCTGCGAGTTGCTCGGCGTGCCCTACGCCGACCACGACTTCTTCCAGACCCGCTCCGCCAACCTGCTGGACCGGACCATTCCGGCCGAGAAACGTTATGCGGCGGCCAACGAGATCCGCGAATACATGGCCACGCTGATCATCCAGAAGGAGAAGCAGCCGACCGACGACCTGATCGGCCGCCAGATCGCCAAGGGAGCCGACCGGGAGGACCTGGCGGGACTCGGCTTCCTGCTGCTCCTCGCCGGGCACGAGACCACCGGAAACATGATCTCCCTCGGAGTGATGACGCTGCTGGAGCGGCCTTCGGCGCTGGCCGCGCTGAAGCAGGACCCCGCCGTCACGCCGGAGGTCGTCGAGGAACTGCTTCGCTACTTCACCATCGCCGAGTACGTCACGTCCCGGGTCGCCCGCGAGGACGTCGAGATCGGCGGCGTGGTGATTCCCGCCGGCGACGGCGTCATCACGCTCGGCAACGTCGCGAACCGTGACCCGGCCGCGTTCGCCGACGGCGACACCTTCGACATCGGGCGTGGCGCCCGCCACCACATCGCGTTCGGCTTCGGCCCGCACCAGTGCCTGGGTCAGAACCTCGCCCGGGTCGAACTCCAGATCGTCTTCGACACCCTGTTCGCCCGCATCCCCGACCTGAGACTGGCCACGACGACCGACGAGCTGTCGTTCAAGGACGAATCCACCGTCTACGGTCTGCATTCCCTCCCGGTCACCTGGTAG
- a CDS encoding ferredoxin, producing the protein MLQVIADLDRCVGAGQCVLTEPGVFDQDQEDGTVVILDDTPEDERTITRVREAIHICPSRALALAESGASGRTDTP; encoded by the coding sequence ATGCTCCAGGTGATTGCGGATCTGGACCGCTGTGTCGGCGCCGGCCAGTGCGTACTGACCGAGCCGGGCGTGTTCGACCAGGACCAGGAGGACGGCACCGTGGTCATCCTCGACGACACCCCGGAGGACGAGAGGACCATCACCCGGGTACGCGAGGCGATCCACATCTGCCCCAGCCGGGCGCTCGCCCTCGCCGAGTCCGGTGCTTCCGGTCGTACCGACACGCCTTGA
- a CDS encoding metallophosphoesterase family protein, whose protein sequence is MRLLMMADTHVPKRARDLPARLWAAVDEADVVIHAGDWVHEPLLDVLEARGPRLIGVYGNNDGPELRARLPEIAQVDLAGLRVAVVHETGPAAGRERRCAERFSGYDLLVFGHSHIPWDSEAPGGLRLLNPGSPTDRRRQPHATYLTAEITGGRLDDVVLHNLPR, encoded by the coding sequence GTGCGCCTGCTGATGATGGCGGACACCCATGTACCGAAGCGGGCACGCGACCTGCCGGCGCGGCTGTGGGCCGCCGTCGACGAGGCCGACGTGGTCATCCACGCCGGGGACTGGGTGCACGAACCCCTGCTCGACGTCCTCGAGGCGCGCGGACCCCGGCTGATCGGCGTGTACGGCAACAACGACGGACCCGAGCTGCGGGCCCGGTTGCCGGAGATCGCCCAGGTGGACCTGGCCGGCCTGCGGGTCGCGGTGGTGCACGAGACCGGCCCGGCAGCCGGGCGGGAACGCCGCTGCGCGGAGCGGTTCTCCGGGTACGACCTGCTCGTCTTCGGCCACTCGCACATCCCCTGGGACAGCGAGGCTCCGGGCGGCCTGCGACTGCTCAACCCCGGCTCGCCGACCGACCGGCGACGTCAGCCCCACGCCACGTACCTCACCGCCGAGATAACCGGCGGTCGGCTCGACGACGTGGTCCTGCACAACCTGCCGCGCTGA
- the sthA gene encoding Si-specific NAD(P)(+) transhydrogenase has protein sequence MHDFDVLVVGSGPGGQKAAIATAKLGRRAAVIERQHMVGGVCINTGTVPSKTLREAVLYLTGLSQREVYGQSYRLKDDITVADLTARTQHVIGREVDVVRSQLARNRVRLLTGTARFHDPNTLTVTDPAGRESKVTAENIIIAAGTRPARPASVDFDERTIIDSDGIINLEKVPNSMVVVGAGVIGIEYASMFAALGTKVTVVERRDRMLEFCDLEIVEALKYHLRDLAVTFRFSEAVAAVERHTRGAIAVLESGKRIAADTVMYSAGRHGMATELDLENAGLAADDRGRIQVDPQFRTTVPHIYAVGDVIGFPALASTSMEQGRLAAHHACGEPVRAMPDLQPIGIYTIPEISFIGRTEDELTRDKVPFEVGISRYRELARGQISGDSYGMLKLLVAPDNGRLLGVHIFGTGATELVHIGQAVMGCLGSVDYLVDAVFNYPTLAEAYKVAALDAMNKMRHIARLRD, from the coding sequence GTGCATGATTTTGACGTGCTGGTGGTGGGCTCGGGTCCGGGTGGTCAGAAGGCCGCGATCGCCACGGCGAAACTCGGCCGCCGGGCGGCGGTGATCGAGCGGCAGCACATGGTCGGTGGCGTCTGCATCAACACCGGAACCGTGCCGTCGAAGACCCTGCGGGAGGCGGTGCTCTATCTCACCGGGCTGAGCCAGCGCGAGGTCTACGGTCAGAGCTACCGGCTCAAGGACGACATCACCGTCGCCGACCTGACCGCCCGGACCCAGCACGTGATCGGGCGCGAGGTCGACGTGGTACGCAGCCAGCTGGCCCGGAACCGGGTCCGGCTGCTCACCGGGACGGCCCGGTTCCACGATCCGAACACGCTGACCGTGACCGATCCGGCCGGGCGTGAGTCGAAGGTGACCGCCGAGAACATCATCATCGCCGCCGGCACCCGACCGGCCCGACCGGCCAGTGTGGACTTCGACGAACGTACGATCATCGACTCGGACGGCATCATCAACCTGGAGAAGGTGCCGAACTCGATGGTGGTGGTCGGCGCCGGGGTGATCGGCATCGAGTACGCCTCGATGTTCGCGGCGCTGGGCACCAAGGTCACCGTCGTGGAGCGCCGCGACCGGATGCTGGAGTTCTGCGACCTGGAGATCGTCGAGGCGCTGAAGTACCACCTGCGGGACCTGGCGGTGACGTTCCGGTTCAGCGAGGCGGTGGCCGCGGTGGAGCGGCACACCCGGGGCGCCATCGCCGTGCTGGAGAGCGGGAAGCGGATCGCCGCCGACACGGTGATGTACTCGGCCGGCCGGCACGGGATGGCCACCGAACTCGATCTGGAGAACGCCGGGCTGGCGGCGGACGACCGTGGCCGGATCCAGGTCGATCCGCAGTTCCGGACCACCGTTCCGCACATCTACGCGGTCGGTGACGTGATTGGCTTCCCGGCGCTCGCGTCGACGTCGATGGAGCAGGGTCGGCTCGCCGCGCACCACGCGTGCGGCGAACCCGTCCGGGCGATGCCGGACCTGCAACCGATCGGCATCTACACGATCCCGGAGATCAGTTTCATCGGCCGGACCGAGGACGAGCTGACCCGGGACAAGGTGCCGTTCGAGGTCGGCATCTCCCGGTACCGTGAACTCGCCCGGGGCCAGATCAGCGGCGACTCGTACGGGATGCTCAAGTTGCTGGTCGCGCCGGACAACGGTCGGCTGCTCGGGGTGCACATCTTCGGCACCGGGGCCACCGAACTGGTACACATCGGGCAGGCGGTGATGGGCTGCCTCGGCAGCGTCGACTACCTGGTCGACGCGGTGTTCAACTATCCGACCCTGGCTGAGGCGTACAAGGTCGCCGCGTTGGACGCGATGAACAAGATGCGGCACATCGCCCGGCTGCGCGACTAG
- a CDS encoding CHRD domain-containing protein codes for MMIGRWRGLAVTLIAVLAAAAGTARLAYGHAERQGDDDENRRWSIQRERLSGYQETPLTLSTTGTGRFTLTIDEDAREITYRLSYDALEGDITQAHIHFGGRAQSGGISVFLCTNLGNGPAGTQACPADPATVTGTIRPADVLGPAAQGIAAGQFDEVLAALRVGATYVNVHSSLYPGGEIRAQVGRHHYH; via the coding sequence ATGATGATCGGACGATGGCGTGGACTGGCGGTCACCCTGATCGCCGTACTGGCCGCCGCCGCCGGAACCGCCAGACTGGCGTACGGGCATGCCGAGCGGCAGGGCGACGACGACGAGAACCGCCGGTGGAGCATTCAGCGCGAACGGTTGTCCGGCTACCAGGAGACTCCGCTGACGTTGTCCACCACCGGCACCGGCCGGTTCACCCTGACGATCGACGAGGACGCCCGGGAGATCACCTACCGGCTCAGCTACGACGCGCTGGAGGGTGACATCACCCAGGCGCACATCCACTTCGGTGGCCGGGCCCAGAGCGGTGGGATCAGCGTCTTCCTCTGCACCAATCTCGGCAACGGACCGGCCGGCACCCAGGCCTGCCCGGCCGACCCGGCCACGGTGACCGGCACGATCCGGCCGGCCGACGTGCTCGGCCCCGCCGCCCAGGGGATCGCCGCGGGCCAGTTCGACGAGGTGCTGGCCGCCCTCCGGGTCGGCGCCACCTACGTCAACGTGCACAGCTCGCTCTATCCCGGCGGCGAGATCCGGGCCCAGGTGGGCCGGCACCACTACCACTGA
- a CDS encoding ABC transporter ATP-binding protein: MLQVRNLEVVYDDVMLVLRGVSLAVPPGGIVALLGANGAGKTTLLRAISGLLDVHDGAVTKGSVTLDGDPIHRLRPAAVVRRGVCQVMEGRRIFAELTVEENLRIGGHTAHRQIPARLDHVLGLFPVLAQRRRHTAGYLSGGEQQMLAMGRALMAEPRYLLLDEPSLGLAPRLVEQVRELIATINSGGAGVLLVEQNATMALSLATHGYVLETGQVVLDKPAEQLLADDDIREFYLGLGAAAGAGRRSFRDVKHYRRRKRWLS; the protein is encoded by the coding sequence ATGCTGCAGGTGCGCAATCTGGAGGTCGTCTACGACGACGTGATGCTGGTACTGCGCGGGGTGAGCCTCGCCGTACCGCCGGGTGGGATAGTCGCGCTGCTGGGTGCGAACGGCGCCGGAAAGACCACTCTGCTCCGGGCGATCAGCGGCCTGCTCGACGTGCACGACGGTGCGGTGACCAAGGGATCGGTCACGCTGGACGGCGACCCGATCCACCGGCTCCGGCCGGCCGCCGTCGTACGCCGGGGCGTCTGCCAGGTGATGGAGGGGCGCCGGATCTTCGCCGAACTGACCGTCGAGGAGAACCTGCGGATCGGTGGGCACACCGCCCACCGGCAGATCCCGGCCCGGCTCGACCACGTCCTCGGGCTGTTCCCGGTGCTCGCCCAGCGCCGCCGGCACACCGCCGGCTACCTCTCCGGCGGCGAGCAGCAGATGCTCGCGATGGGCCGGGCACTGATGGCCGAGCCCCGCTACCTGCTGCTGGACGAACCGAGCCTCGGCCTCGCGCCCCGGCTCGTCGAACAGGTCCGGGAACTGATCGCGACGATCAACTCCGGGGGTGCCGGAGTGCTGCTGGTGGAGCAGAACGCGACCATGGCGCTGTCGCTGGCCACCCACGGCTACGTCCTGGAGACCGGACAGGTGGTGCTCGACAAGCCGGCCGAGCAGCTGCTGGCCGACGACGACATCCGGGAGTTCTACCTCGGCCTGGGCGCCGCCGCCGGTGCCGGCCGCCGGTCGTTCCGGGACGTGAAGCACTACCGGCGGCGCAAGCGGTGGTTGTCGTGA